One stretch of Candidatus Binatia bacterium DNA includes these proteins:
- a CDS encoding ABC transporter substrate-binding protein, which yields MRRGSGVKLTRKVRFFVIVFLISSQPVHAQEKKLEPLVVSYASVSGSRGPLWVAKEMGIFEKYGLDGRPIYVPAGYPSVSALISGDVHFIATGGSVVAAAAAKGAPVVMVATLGPIAYKLMAHPSISSVEGLRGKVIGGLRPGTTTDFVLQRLLLKLGLVPGKDVTVLPTGLSRSDDRLLLMFQGKIQATLGTVDNVTQIELKGLKVNVLADPQELGVPTPASDISTTRQFLAKHRDRAKAFLKAFCEAIWLGRNDKEAAFRAYRKYMRIEEPKLLESMHRNYFLISIPPKPYPIEDAIQADIEDLSSSITELRGKKASDFMDTSLLKELESEGFFARLHGQKTR from the coding sequence ATGAGACGCGGATCCGGCGTGAAGCTGACGAGAAAAGTTCGCTTCTTCGTTATCGTCTTCTTGATCTCTTCGCAGCCGGTCCACGCCCAGGAGAAAAAACTGGAGCCTCTGGTAGTCTCTTATGCCTCGGTCTCGGGCAGCCGCGGACCCTTGTGGGTCGCAAAAGAGATGGGCATTTTTGAGAAGTATGGTTTGGACGGCAGACCCATCTATGTCCCCGCAGGCTACCCTTCCGTGAGCGCTTTGATCAGCGGCGATGTTCACTTCATCGCCACCGGCGGATCGGTGGTCGCGGCGGCGGCCGCAAAGGGCGCGCCCGTGGTGATGGTGGCGACTCTGGGGCCGATTGCCTACAAGCTCATGGCGCATCCTTCGATCTCCTCCGTCGAAGGGCTCAGAGGCAAAGTGATCGGCGGGCTTCGGCCCGGCACGACGACGGACTTCGTGCTCCAGCGGCTTCTCTTGAAGCTCGGCCTCGTGCCCGGAAAAGATGTCACGGTCCTGCCGACCGGACTGAGCCGGTCCGACGACAGACTGCTCTTGATGTTTCAGGGCAAGATACAGGCGACGCTCGGCACCGTAGACAACGTCACGCAGATCGAGTTGAAAGGCTTGAAGGTGAACGTTCTGGCGGACCCGCAGGAATTGGGAGTCCCGACTCCCGCCAGCGACATCTCCACGACGCGCCAGTTTTTGGCCAAACACCGCGATCGGGCAAAGGCCTTTCTCAAGGCTTTTTGCGAAGCGATCTGGCTGGGAAGAAATGACAAAGAAGCGGCCTTTCGCGCTTACCGCAAATATATGAGGATCGAAGAGCCCAAGCTGCTCGAATCGATGCATCGGAACTACTTTTTGATCTCCATCCCTCCCAAACCCTATCCTATAGAGGACGCCATTCAGGCGGATATAGAAGACTTGAGTTCGAGCATCACCGAGCTCAGGGGCAAGAAGGCTTCCGACTTCATGGATACGTCGCTTTTGAAGGAATTGGAAAGCGAGGGATTCTTTGCCCGGCTGCATGGACAAAAGACGAGATGA